From the Cucurbita pepo subsp. pepo cultivar mu-cu-16 chromosome LG05, ASM280686v2, whole genome shotgun sequence genome, one window contains:
- the LOC111796256 gene encoding mitochondrial import inner membrane translocase subunit TIM23-2-like has product MEDSSNSGDDRKNTRFYHPYQDLHVPITKLYELPTAPEHLFFEEAARPHRSWGENLQYYTGIGYLSGALLGGARGSIQGLRAAEPGDSVKLRLNRVLNSGGQLGRRAGNSLGILGLIFAGLESGVIHLRGTDDVLNSIVAGLGTGALYKAASGPRSAAIAGAIGGIAAAAAVAGKQAVKRYVPI; this is encoded by the coding sequence atGGAAGATTCCTCCAACTCAGGTGATGATCGGAAGAATACCCGTTTCTACCACCCTTACCAAGACCTACACGTTCCGATCACAAAGCTCTACGAGCTTCCCACCGCCCCCGAGCATCTTTTCTTCGAAGAGGCCGCCAGGCCCCACCGTTCTTGGGGCGAAAATCTCCAGTACTATACTGGAATTGGCTACCTCTCTGGCGCCCTTCTCGGCGGCGCCAGAGGCTCTATTCAGGGTCTCAGAGCGGCAGAGCCTGGCGACTCTGTCAAGCTCCGTCTCAATCGAGTTCTCAATTCTGGGGGCCAGCTCGGTCGGAGGGCTGGGAACTCTCTTGGGATTCTTGGCTTGATTTTTGCTGGTTTGGAAAGTGGGGTTATTCATTTGAGAGGTACTGATGATGTTTTGAACAGTATTGTCGCCGGATTGGGGACTGGTGCACTTTACAAGGCGGCTTCCGGGCCGAGGTCAGCCGCTATCGCCGGTGCCATTGGAGGGATTGCTGCTGCAGCTGCAGTTGCGGGAAAGCAGGCAGTTAAGAGATATGTGCCGATATAG
- the LOC111795676 gene encoding trihelix transcription factor GTL2-like — translation MFEGSVSEQLHQFLTPRTPPPPPSPPPPPPPPNPNSLPLPLNFALHSPNFNFHPFDSYNSTTTHQIYLHHDLFHQKDDETRTTTTGNLQVAMDLDVGRSILMDDHHHHNHHHRQWSNDELLALLTIRSNIDNCFHESTWEHVSRKLGEVGFRRTAEKCKEKFEEETRYFNHINYHPNQDRDRDRDHLPLIHTENGKPDDGKDDIVVPEVQEGSKNDETIASKKRKRKTKTKFELLKGYCEEIVKNMMIQQEEIHSKLLDDMLKREEEKIAKEECWKKQQMERLHKELEVMAYEQAIASDRQATIIQILNQITNSSTFSSSNSQKELQNLLKTLNYNHNNLPNSPSSSSLIQTHSSPNKEHPQIDPKNPKNPCLSTQILAPQDPNSLINHSNPPPSSPTSPKPRDDLGKRWPRDEVLALVNVRCSLYGNGVSDRDQSGKAPLWERISQGMLQMGYKRSAKRCKEKWENINKYFRKTKDVNKKRALDSRTCPYFHQLSTLYNQGGGNEHPEKCSIVSSENRSNQSKIIEN, via the exons ATGTTTGAAGGATCAGTGTCTGAGCAGCTTCATCAATTCTTAACACCAAgaacaccaccaccaccaccgtcgccgccaccgccaccgccgccgccaaaTCCTaactctcttcctcttccactTAATTTTGCTCTTCATTCTCCCAATTTCAACTTCCACCCTTTTGATTCTTACAATTCTACAACTACCCATCAAATTTATCTTCATCATGATCTTTTCCATCAGAAGGACGACGAGACGAGAACAACGACGACTGGGAATTTGCAAGTGGCTATGGATTTGGATGTCGGTAGATCCATTCTGATGGacgatcatcatcatcataatcatcatcatcgtcaATGGAGCAACGACGAGCTTCTTGCTCTCCTCACAATTAGATCCAACATTGATAATTGCTTCCATGAATCCACTTGGGAACATGTTTCAAG GAAGTTGGGCGAGGTGGGTTTTAGAAGAACTGCCGAGAAATGcaaagagaaatttgaagaagagACAAGATATTTCAACCACATTAATTATCACCCTAATCAAGATCGAGATCGAGATCGAGatcacctccccttaattcaTACCGAGAACGGGAAACCCGACGACGGTAAGGACGACATCGTGGTACCAGAAGTCCAAGAAGGATCGAAAAACGACGAAACAATAGCGAgtaagaagaggaagaggaagacgaagaCGAAATTCGAATTATTGAAGGGTTATTGTGAGGAAATTGTGAAGAACATGATGATCCAACAAGAGGAAATTCACTCAAAGCTTTTAGATGATATGttgaaaagggaagaagagaagataGCTAAAGAGGAATGTTGGAAGAAGCAACAAATGGAGAGGCTACACAAGGAGCTTGAAGTGATGGCATATGAACAAGCCATTGCAAGTGATAGACAAGCcacaatcattcaaattttgaaccaAATCACCAATTCATCCACTTTTTCATCCTCAAATTCCCAAAAAGAGCTACAAAATTTACTCAAAACATTGaattataatcataataatcTCCCAAATTCTccttcatcatcatccttAATCCAAACCCATTCAAGTCCCAACAAAGAACACCCACAAATTGATccaaaaaaccctaaaaacccTTGTTTATCAACACAAATCCTTGCTCCTCAAGACCCTAATTCCTTGATCAACCATTCAAACCCACCACCATCTTCCCCCACAAGCCCTAAACCTAGAGATGACTTGGGAAAAAGATGGCCAAGAGATGAAGTTTTGGCTCTAGTGAATGTGAGGTGTAGCCTCTACGGCAACGGTGTCAGTGATCGGGATCAGAGCGGTAAAGCGCCGTTGTGGGAGAGAATTtcacaaggaatgcttcaaaTGGGTTACAAGAGAAGTGCAAAGAGGTGCAAAGAGAAATGGGAGAATATAAACAAGTACTTTAGGAAAACGAAAGATGTCAATAAGAAGAGAGCTCTCGATTCAAGAACTTGCCCTTATTTTCACCAACTTAGTACGTTGTACAATCAAGGAGGTGGGAATGAGCATCCCGAGAAGTGCTCGATCGTGTCATCGGAAAATCGCTCCAACCAATCGAAAATCATAGAAAATTAG
- the LOC111794568 gene encoding mitochondrial dicarboxylate/tricarboxylate transporter DTC-like: MGDDKKPKSGVWPTVKPFVNGGASGMLATCVIQPIDMIKVRIQLGQGSASEITKNMLKTEGVGAFYKGLSAGLLRQATYTTARLGSFKILTTKAIEANDGKPLPLYQKALCGLTAGAIGASFGSPADLALIRMQADATLPVAQRRHYKNAFHALYRIVGDEGVLALWKGAGPTVVRAMALNMGMLASYDQTVEFFKDNLGFSEATTVLGASAVSGFFASACSLPFDYVKTQIQKMQPNAEGKLPYSGSLDCAMKTLKSGGPFKFYTGFPVYCIRIAPHVMMTWIFLNQVQKFEKSIGL, from the exons ATGGGTGACGATAAAAAGCCTAAATCCGGCGTTTGGCCCACTGTCAAGCCCTTTGTCAATGGAGGGGCCTCTGGTATGCTCGCCACTTGCGTCATTCAACCCATCGATATGATCAAG GTGAGAATTCAGTTGGGTCAGGGCTCAGCGAGCGAGATAACCAAGAACATGCTTAAGACGGAGGGAGTTGGTGCTTTTTACAAG GGTCTCTCTGCTGGGCTCCTTAGACAAGCTACCTATACCACTGCACGACTTGGATCATTCAA GATTTTGACAACCAAAGCAATTGAAGCTAATGACGGCAAGCCCCTTCCTCTTTATCAAAAAGCTTTATGTGGGCTAACAGCTGGTGCCATTGGAGCATCATTTGGCAGTCCAGCAGATCTAGCGCTTATCCGAATGCAGGCAGATGCCACTCTCCCCGTTGCACAACGTCGACACTACAAAAACGCATTCCATGCACTATATCGTATCGTTGGAGACGAAGGTGTTTTGGCTCTCTGGAAAGGTGCTGGGCCAACCGTAGTGAGAGCAATGGCATTGAACATGGGCATGCTCGCTTCCTATGATCAAACTGTCGAGTTTTTCAAGGATAACCTCGGTTTTAGCGAAGCTACAACAGTTCTAG GTGCAAGTGCAGTTTCTGGGTTCTTTGCTTCAGCTTGTAGTTTGCCATTTGATTATGTGAAGACTCAGATTCAGAAAATGCAGCCAAATGCTGAGGGGAAGCTTCCATACTCTGGCTCTTTGGATTGTGCCATGAAGACCTTGAAATCTGGTGGCCCATTCAAATTCTACACTGGCTTCCCTGTGTACTGTATTCGGATTGCTCCACATGTCATG ATGACATGGATTTTCCTCAACCAAGTTCAAAAATTCGAGAAGTCTATTGGACTATGA